The following is a genomic window from Lysinibacillus sp. JNUCC-52.
TCCCCTTTCGAATTTCCTGCGAGCCTGGCAAGAGAGGGCCTACAATATTTTCTGCGACATCCATCATTTTATATAAATCAATACTTACATCTATTCCCATGCGGTCTAGCACAGCTAATAGCACTTCTGTTTGCGTATTTCCTGCACCTGCTCCTAAACAGCGCACACTCCCGTCAATCCGTGTCGCTCCTTCCTCTATAGCAACGACCGTGTTCGCCACTGCCAAAGATAAATTGTTATGAGCGTGGAATCCTACTTCTATTTGCAACGATTGTCGTAAAGCGCGCACACGCTCACGCACCTCATGCGGCAGCAATGCGCCAGCAGAATCTGTTATATAAACCGCTTCAGCACCGTAGCTTTCCATTTTCTTCGCTTGCTCCACTAACTTTTCCACAGGTGCAGAATGAGCCATCATTAAAAAGCCTACTGTCTCCATCCCTAGCTCGCGTGCCTTGCTCATATGTTGTGCTGACACATCCGCTTCTGTTACATGTGTAGCCACACGCACTAAGCGAGCACCTAAATCATTTGCCTGCTTCAATTCGTGTACAGTACCAATGCCTGGTATTAACAGCACAGCAACTTTTGACTTGGTACATGCAGCAACAGCTGCTTCAATGAGCTTCATCTCATTAACGAGCGATTTGCCATACTGAAAAGTGGAGCCT
Proteins encoded in this region:
- the dmpG gene encoding 4-hydroxy-2-oxovalerate aldolase — its product is MNLQVNKPIRLTEVCLRDGSHVVAHQFTEQQVRDVVRGLDDAGMHYIEVSHGDGLGGSTFQYGKSLVNEMKLIEAAVAACTKSKVAVLLIPGIGTVHELKQANDLGARLVRVATHVTEADVSAQHMSKARELGMETVGFLMMAHSAPVEKLVEQAKKMESYGAEAVYITDSAGALLPHEVRERVRALRQSLQIEVGFHAHNNLSLAVANTVVAIEEGATRIDGSVRCLGAGAGNTQTEVLLAVLDRMGIDVSIDLYKMMDVAENIVGPLLPGSQEIRKGSLALGYAGVYSSFLLHAERAGKKFGLDPRDILIELGKQKVVGGQEDMIIDVAAELAKKREIEV